Proteins found in one Quercus robur chromosome 2, dhQueRobu3.1, whole genome shotgun sequence genomic segment:
- the LOC126713230 gene encoding trehalase-like isoform X5: MAITESLSNCSSSDTGPVIPTTPLVTFLERVQEAALKTFNETNFDPKLYVDLSLKLDLSTTEKAFDEVRKSANGSLSVEGLKGFIEKYFEGAGNDMVYIEPVDFVPEPEGFLPKVENPEVRAWALKVHALWKNLSRKVSDEVHKRPELNTILPLPEQVMIPGSRFREVYYWDSYWVIRGLLASKMHETAKAIVTNLIYLIEEYGYVLNGARAYYTNRSQPPLLSAMVHAIYSRTGDMQLVRKSLPALLKEYHFWNSGIHKVTIQDAQSCNHTLNRYYAMWNKPRPESSTIDTKSASNISNVSEKQHFYREVASSAESGWDFSTRWMRNPPDLTTLATTSILPVDLNAYILRMELDIAFLAKVTGDNSTAEHFLKASQARKEAIKSVFWNAEMGQWLDYWLNDSTCQEPQTWEACNQNQNVFASNFIPLWIESFHSDKSLVKKVMESLKKSGLLRAAGIATSLTNSGEQWDFPNGWAPLQHMIVEGLGRSESKKARSVAEDIAVRWIRTNYVGYKKTGTMHEKYDVDKCGEFGGGGEYAPQTGFGWSNGVVLAFLEEFGWPQDRKIGC; this comes from the exons ATGGCAATCACAGAATCTTTGTCAAATTGCAGTTCTTCTGACACAGGCCCTGTGATTCCCACAACCCCTTTGGTCACTTTCCTTGAACGTGTCCAAGAAGCCGCTCTCAAAACCTTTAATGAAACCAACTTTGACCCAAAACTTTACGTTGATTTGTCACTTAAGTTGGATTTGTCAACCACTGAGAAAGCTTTTGATGAGGTTCGAAAGTCTGCAAATGGGTCTTTATCGGTTGAGGGGTTAAAAGGGTTTATAGAGAAGTATTTTGAGGGTGCAGGGAATGACATGGTGTACATTGAACCAGTGGATTTTGTGCCTGAACCTGAGGGGTTTTTACCAAAGGTTGAGAACCCAGAGGTGAGAGCCTGGGCTTTGAAGGTGCATGCTTTGTGGAAGAATTTGAGCAGGAAAGTCTCTGATGAGGTCCATAAGCGACCAGAATTGAATACTATTCTTCCTTTGCCTGAGCAGGTGATGATTCCAGGATCAAGATTTCGAGAGGTGTACTATTGGGATTCTTATTGGGTAATTAG GGGCTTGCTAGCAAGTAAGATGCATGAGACTGCAAAAGCAATTGTGACTAATCTTATTTACTTAATAGAAGAATATGGTTATGTCCTTAATGGTGCAAGGGCTTATTACACAAATAGAAG CCAGCCTCCCCTCCTGAGTGCTATGGTTCATGCCATATACAGCAGGACTGGTGATATGCAATTGGTTAGAAAATCTCTCCCTGCACTTCTCAAAGAGTATCACTTTTGGAATTCAG GAATACATAAGGTGACCATTCAAGATGCTCAATCTTGCAACCACACCTTGAATCGGTATTATGCAATGTGGAACAAACCCAGGCCTGAATCTTCAACAATT GACACAAAATCTGCTTCCAACATCTCAAATGTCTCTGAAAAACAGCATTTTTACCGTGAAGTTGCTTCATCTGCTGAATCTGGCTGGGACTTCAGCACTCGGTGGATGAG GAATCCCCCAGATTTGACAACATTGGCTACAACGTCAATTTTACCTGTTGATTTAAATGCATATATACTCAGG ATGGAATTAGACATTGCCTTCTTAGCAAAAGTTACTGGAGATAATAGCACTGCTGAGCACTTCTTGAAAGCTTCTCAAGCCAGAAAGGAGGCAATCAAATCTGTTTTCTGGAATGCAGAGATGGGACAATGGCTTGATTACTGGCTAAATGATAGCACATGCCAG GAACCTCAAACTTGGGAAGCTTGTAACCAAAATCAGAATGTATTTGCTTCAAACTTCATCCCTTTGTGGATTGAGTCATTCCACTCAG ATAAATCCCTGGTGAAGAAAGTCATGGAAAGTCTTAAAAAATCAGGCCTGCTTCGTGCTGCTGGGATTGCAACTTCTTTGACAAATTCAGGAGAACAATG GGACTTTCCAAATGGTTGGGCACCACTTCAACACATGATAGTTGAAGGTCTGGGTAGGTCTGAATCAAAAAAAGCGAGGTCAGTGGCTGAAGACATTGCCGTGAGGTGGATTAGAACCAACTATGTCGGCTACAAGAAAACAGGcacaatgcatgaaaaatatgaCGTGGACAAGTGTGGAGAATTTGGAGGTGGTGGTGAATATGCACCCCAG ACTGGATTTGGCTGGTCAAATGGAGTTGTTTTAGCGTTTCTGGAGGAGTTTGGATGGCCTCAAGACCGGAAGATAGGTtgctaa